One Tetrapisispora phaffii CBS 4417 chromosome 3, complete genome DNA segment encodes these proteins:
- the TPHA0C00560 gene encoding uncharacterized protein (similar to Saccharomyces cerevisiae STB3 (YDR169C); ancestral locus Anc_8.363), whose protein sequence is MSDALEQTSPVTPFVSELLLGRGPLQIRFINTFIAKKYPVFNEYSNSKKRRVLMQILEKGDFSKRIVFKKVGWGEWYAKQLGDVSESEFNRIRDEENKKSNSITASSHLLSPSPTAKAKKLQQKQKSVMNTLYIDENAIVSDDDEDENIMNSSEDENPYIYHHRKPSLNYDILSQKLKSSIKPNNSQIVSKKNSRTWSATATTNSNSKSIRNRRRSSNVIAYNPSATNNNRTESDVEDVAELAPNEKREARMSISKESGIRSTLLSPTPGLINFSTTTNTSVPNSIFSINSPTVSKEQISDTVPRLNERVVLTPKSGSVSGTDTDEEDWANIGAETLRNTYYTQLHSNEASPKPNNELELEIKSNGQRLKNDSDAAILLMSLKS, encoded by the coding sequence aTGAGTGATGCTTTGGAACAAACTAGCCCTGTCACACCTTTTGTTTCAGAGCTATTATTAGGACGTGGTCCACTGCAGATAAGGTTTATTAATACCTTCATTGCTAAAAAGTATCCAGTGTTTAATGAATACTctaattcaaaaaagagAAGGGTTCTAATGCAGATTTTAGAGAAAGGTGATTTTAGCAAGAGAATAGTATTCAAAAAGGTTGGGTGGGGAGAATGGTACGCAAAACAATTAGGAGATGTGAGCGAGAGCGAGTTTAATAGGATCAGAGATGAGGAAAATAAGAAATCAAACAGTATAACCGCATCAAGTCATCTTCTTTCACCTTCACCAACAGCGAAAGCTAAGAAATTGCAACAAAAACAGAAATCTGTGATGAATACGTTGTACATCGATGAAAATGCTATTGTTTCAGATGACGATGAAGAcgaaaatataatgaattcttCAGAAGATGAAAATCCTTATATTTATCACCATCGCAAGCCCTCTTTGAATTACGATATACTTTCgcaaaaattgaaatctTCAATAAAACCAAATAATTCACAAATTGTCTCAAAAAAGAACAGCAGGACCTGGAGTGCTACTGCTACCACCAATAGTAACTCTAAAAGTATTAGAAACAGAAGGAGAAGTAGTAATGTGATTGCTTATAACCCCAGTGCAACTAATAACAACCGCACCGAAAGCGATGTTGAAGACGTAGCCGAGCTGGCGCCAAATGAAAAGAGAGAAGCAAGAATGAGTATTTCTAAAGAATCTGGTATTAGATCGACTTTACTTTCACCTACTCCAGGATTGATAAATTTCAGCACCACTACAAATACATCAGTTCcaaattctattttttcTATAAATTCACCCACTGTATCTAAGGAACAAATATCTGATACTGTTCCAAGACTAAACGAACGTGTTGTATTAACACCTAAATCAGGTTCAGTTTCAGGTACAGATACAGATGAAGAAGACTGGGCGAACATTGGTGCAGAAACGTTAAGAAACACATACTATACTCAACTGCATTCAAATGAAGCTAGTCCCAAAccaaataatgaattagaGTTGGAGATCAAATCAAATGGTCAACGACTAAAGAATGATAGTGATGCTGCTATACTACTAATGAGCTTAAAATCATAA
- the DFG16 gene encoding Dfg16p (similar to Saccharomyces cerevisiae DFG16 (YOR030W); ancestral locus Anc_5.622), whose amino-acid sequence MDLSFSHDLISSTLKSLEDVNKEVYIKTQDVDNVQEYIKFIRELLIDPFSGICSIRLISPGLLNATANGTTVLKDFYTRHPAFLVQCRDIKFEGHSSGTHNVYELERISTLINENLNWNVFVDLDKFDVFTNSNIFTIFIMALICMSTWMLLFLLVLLPSKSHFTKRKLIHFYVLLSGAHETGLLIYSLKHIFHKQHKNNYQDSLEFYKLLVNTDAFKVFELLTNFAFLFNCIEIVYYIYRDSKPIPDKYHYIPEYFRKNRNYTIVFLGLLVLILDQIFFALILWFNFNSVVHIFYLITEAALYFSFGFILCRYVYKNFGYMFHPKHIIDNAPLRLQDKLYLIWRDYYQTILILVHNILFYILLFFILCYLISSHLNNYLWKYGLLRLFKLIISVNAWGLINTMERQEDMINAETMLGKRIDNEDKLFNNPSLQYPIAKRSDVDFTDDLNSTNSYFELDSTGNTTAPLRSGNNFKIAKTEMNDNSVVQSNLNNPIKMIMKHPGLPIFSNINNKKTNERKFDRTSKDSRIRASNRHRIISMLLNTKNEEISDINGVSENLEMEATSTKNRRKTVFSNKVKNLFKAHKDESYTMLPADGNIQNDNGAANSTLHLKNENSKADVNEASSIETELTRNFIFDHDE is encoded by the coding sequence ATGGATTTGTCTTTCTCTCatgatttaatttcttcaacattAAAGTCATTAGAAGATGTTAATAAAGAAGTCTATATAAAAACTCAAGACGTTGATAATGTACAGGAATATATTAAGTTTATCAGAGAATTGTTAATTGATCCCTTTTCTGGTATCTGTTCGATAAGACTTATTTCACCTGGCCTTCTCAATGCAACTGCTAATGGTACAACAGTGTTGAAAGATTTTTATACCAGGCATCCAGCCTTTCTTGTACAGTGTAGAGATATTAAGTTCGAAGGTCACAGTTCAGGAACACACAATGTTTATGAATTGGAACGTATATCTACATTGATCAATGAGAATTTGAATTGGAATGTATTTGTTGATTTGGACAAGTTCGATGTGTTTACTAACAGTAACatatttactattttcaTAATGGCATTGATATGCATGAGCACATGGATGCTTTTATTCCTGTTAGTTTTATTACCTTCAAAAAGTCATTTTACAAAGAGAAAATTAATCCATTTTTACGTATTACTATCAGGTGCTCATGAAACTGgattattgatttattctTTGAAACATATCTTTCACAAACAAcacaaaaataattatcagGACTCATTAGAATTTTATAAGCTTTTGGTTAACACAGATGCGtttaaagtttttgaattattgactaattttgcatttttgtttaattgcattgaaattgtatattatatttatcgAGATTCGAAACCTATTCCTGATAAGTATCATTATATCCCAGAGTATTTTAGAAAGAATCGTAATTACACGATTGTCTTTTTGGGATTGTTAGTACTGATATTGGATCAAATTTTCTTTGCATTAATATTATggtttaattttaattcgGTAGTTCATATCTTCTATCTGATAACTGAAGCAGCACTTTATTTCAGTTTTGGCTTTATCTTATGCCGTTATGTGTACAAGAATTTTGGATATATGTTCCACCCTAAAcatattattgataatgCACCTTTACGTTTGCAAGATAAACTGTACCTAATATGGAGAGattattatcaaacaaTACTTATACTAGTGcataatattcttttctacattttgttatttttcattctcTGTTATTTGATTTCAAGTCATCTCAACAATTACTTGTGGAAATATGGTCTTTTGAGGTTATTCAAGCTGATTATTTCAGTTAATGCTTGGGGTCTGATAAATACGATGGAGAGACAGGAAGATATGATAAATGCAGAAACCATGTTaggaaaaagaattgataatgaagataaGCTTTTTAATAATCCTTCGCTTCAATACCCAATTGCCAAGAGAAGTGATGTAGATTTTACTGACGATTTAAACAGTACCAACAGTTATTTTGAGTTAGATAGCACAGGAAATACGACGGCACCACTTCGAAGTGGAAACAATTTTAAGATAGCAAAGACGGAAATGAACGATAATTCGGTAGTTCAGAGTAACTTGAATAACCCAAttaaaatgataatgaaacaTCCAGGACTACctatattttctaatataaacaacaagaaaactaatgaaagaaaatttgaCAGAACTTCTAAAGATTCAAGAATTCGTGCATCGAATAGACACAGAATAATTAGTATGCTCTTAAATACAAagaatgaagaaatatCTGATATTAATGGTGTGTCCGAAAATTTAGAGATGGAAGCAACTTCTACGAAAAATCGTAGAAAAACAGTGTTTTCTAATAAAGTGAAAAACCTGTTCAAGGCACATAAAGATGAAAGTTATACAATGTTACCGGCTGATGGCAATATCCAGAATGACAATGGTGCTGCAAACTCTACATTACATCTGAAGaatgaaaattcaaaagctGACGTTAATGAGGCATCCAGTATTGAAACAGAATTAACAAGAaactttatatttgatCACGACGAGTAA
- the SEC7 gene encoding Arf family guanine nucleotide exchange factor SEC7 (similar to Saccharomyces cerevisiae SEC7 (YDR170C); ancestral locus Anc_8.368), which produces MSDLEDIPVDSSNKNDVERSLDHTEEQGSVQDGGASDSAESVEISESESDSEVEDLNSVVATEEEEEEEEEEEEEEEEEEEEEEEEEEEEEEEEEEEEEEEEEEEEEEEDSAIDAAVEAAVKEERAIEDDVEEVQRAAEAAAAAGVEAAIEKSIYASTQTATTANIKSTYTLVIDTLKNILENRDIKKYPNTQKDVERVLSKLEDTLKQTNNDPKVLDSIQVFESLRSCCRTESDKIQLSALDCLSKLYSFKALDESILVNPPDCQAANDQEQNAESNGITPPPKQRLIDASIDAISDCFQGESTDEKIELQIVRALSSCVLSETSESLCHGASLLKAVRTIYNIFIFSLSSSNQVIAQATLIQIVGSIFDKIDLTELKADGTEYSNSLRNDVDMDSLRKDKEENTESLTISNMDHLNEEADQAADDQDDEASVSNIALLDIEELAIKDAFLVFRAMAKISAKPLVSDLDMRSHAVRSKLLSLHIIHSIINDHIDIFLSTTTYLPGRDHVLLVDAIRQYLCLSIARNAASPISPVFEITLEIMWLLISHLRAQFKREIPVFLIEIYFPISELITSTNHQKRYFLYVVQRICNDPRTLIEFYLNYDCNQGMPNLMELMLEYLSKLAITRVDITSTQRGYYQEQLAKPLATYDLNQLPLLSISNISSTPDDTQASLGYPIEYALKIAALNSIVFVLKSLSTWAHRALKPMSSLLNKNSTRDDHSSSVASSIHERRTSALPSSNSISSSLNDNLQDIDDPTQFENLKQRKIQLSDCIRIFNSKPKRAIPALLDKGFIDNNSPSCIAKWLLNTEGLDLAKVGEFLGEGDDENIAIMHAFVDEFEFTGLSIVDALREFLQKFRLPGEGQKIDRFMLKFAERYVDQNPEVFSKADTAYVLSYSLIMLNTDLHSAQVKNRMTLKEFLENNEGIDNGNDLPEEFMVGLFNEIANNEIKLLSEQHQALLSDDSTLIPQQPSAFNFFSSRDLVREAYIEVSKEISSKTELAFKNLNKSKSGDDVFDVYYAASHVEHVKSIFENLWMSFLASLTPPFRDYDDLETTNKCLEGLKLSIKISSIFGIEFAKKSFIGALVQFCNLQNLREIKLKNVNAIIILLEEALAEGTFLKESWKDVLFVVSQVERLQLISKGIDRDTLPDVAQARYTNHRSSMESTRSVTTTSIFDMWSKKASPAEIAQEKHHKQKLSNEISKYISSSELVVLMDNIFTKSADLPGDAIIDFIKALTDVSLEEIESSQDASTPRMFSLQKMVDVCYYNMDRIKVEWTPIWAVMGRAFNKIATNANLAVVFFAIDSLRQLSMRFLNIDELSGFEFQSDFLKPFEYIIQNSGNIEVQEMIIECFRNFILTKSEKIKSGWKPILESLQYTSQSPHEIIVKKTYLLVSNDIVANNFESIFSQDESFSELNNVFREISKHKRFQKLSLHALEALKETTKKVATICFAAPDDPNYEHYQQILRGKDTFQDIWFPMLFCFNDTIMTAEDLEVRSRALNYLFDCLVTYGKNFDDVFWEKICTKLLFPIFGVLSKHWEVNQFNSHDDLSVWLSTTLIQALRNLVALFNHYFEALNKMLDGFLGLLVSCICQENDTIARIGRSCLQELILQNVSKFQDSHWTEIGDVFDKLFGLTTANELFEYDPLKRGRKPSSANIKTEGNITDTIQRANEEEASEDVGNDMLENEDDSKNETQLTKTTDDQSSQYSQKPLSTARSAEDVRGRLFVKNSIVVKCVLQLLMIELISDLFDNEDLINHIPLKQSMKLATILEKSYEFARDFNADYELRTRLVEARVVDKIPNLLKQETSAAAVLINIFFMLYLNDDEKKPELISRLISISTDVLKNYVELDDRTMERSIKSWRPVIVEILQGYYEFDDEDFHKYCSSIYTLVIQILDKTVPSDLRSAVKLFLIRVGELYLNQEVNQN; this is translated from the coding sequence ATGTCAGATTTAGAGGACATTCCAGTTGACTCTTccaataaaaatgatgtGGAGAGATCTTTAGATCACACAGAAGAGCAAGGGTCTGTTCAAGACGGTGGAGCCTCTGACAGTGCAGAGTCCGTTGAGATATCTGAGAGTGAAAGCGATTCGGAAGTCGAAGATTTGAATAGTGTCGTTGCTACtgaagaagaggaagaagaggaagaagaggaagaagaggaagaagaagaggaagaagaggaagaagaagaggaagaagaggaagaagaggaagaagaggaagaagaagaggaagaagaagaggaagaagaagaggaagaagaagatagTGCAATTGATGCAGCAGTTGAAGCGGCTGTAAAAGAGGAACGAGCAATCGAAGATGATGTGGAAGAAGTTCAACGAGCAGCTGAAGCAGCAGCTGCAGCAGGCGTTGAAGCAGCTATCGAAAAATCTATTTATGCTTCTACCCAAACAGCAACTACAGCTAATATCAAATCGACATACACTTTAGTCATCGAcacattaaaaaatatactagAAAATAGAGACATTAAGAAATATCCTAATACCCAAAAAGATGTCGAAAGAGTGctttcaaaattagaaGACACCTTGAAGCAGACTAATAATGATCCAAAAGTATTGGACTCTATTCAAGtttttgaatcattaaGATCCTGTTGTAGAACTGAATCAgataaaattcaattaagTGCTTTGGATTGTCTTTCCAAACTATATTCATTCAAAGCCTTGGATGAATCGATTTTAGTAAATCCACCGGATTGCCAAGCTGCTAACGATCAAGAACAAAATGCTGAATCCAACGGAATCACTCCACCACCAAAACAGAGATTAATTGATGCTTCAATTGACGCTATATCAGACTGTTTCCAAGGTGAGAGCACAGATGAAAAAATCGAATTACAAATTGTTAGAGCATTATCTAGCTGCGTTTTATCTGAAACATCAGAATCTCTATGTCATGGTGCTTCTTTGTTAAAGGCAGTCAGaacaatttataatatttttatattttctttaagtTCCTCCAATCAAGTTATTGCTCAAGCTACATTAATACAAATAGTTGGGTCCAtctttgataaaattgatcTAACGGAATTAAAAGCAGATGGTACTGAATATAGTAATTCATTAAGAAATGATGTAGATATGGATTCCTTGCGTAAGGACAAAGAGGAAAATACCGAATCTTTAACAATCAGTAATATGGATCATCTAAATGAAGAAGCTGATCAAGCAGCTGATGATCAGGATGATGAAGCATCTGTGTCAAATATTGCATTActtgatattgaagaattagcTATCAAAGATGCATTCCTTGTTTTTAGAGCTATGGCAAAAATTTCTGCTAAACCTTTAGTATCCGACTTGGATATGAGATCACATGCTGTAAGATCAAAATTGTTATCTTTGCATATAATACACTCAATAATTAATGATCacattgatatatttttatcaaccACTACTTATTTACCTGGTAGGGATCATGTTTTATTGGTTGATGCTATAAGACAATATCTATGCCTTTCTATAGCTAGAAATGCGGCTTCACCAATATCTCCAGTGTTTGAAATTACATTAGAAATTATGTGGTTGTTGATTTCTCATTTAAGAGCTCAATTCAAAAGAGAAATTCCAGTCTTCTTAATCGAAATATATTTCCCAATATCAGAATTAATAACTTCTACAAACCATCAAAAGAGATATTTCTTGTATGTTGTTCAAAGAATTTGTAATGATCCAAGAACTTTAATTGAATTCTATCTAAATTACGATTGTAATCAAGGCATGCCTAACTTAATGGAACTAATGTTGgaatatttatcaaagtTAGCTATAACTAGAGTTGACATTACTTCCACTCAAAGAGGATATTATCAGGAGCAACTAGCAAAACCACTTGCCACGTACgatttaaatcaattacCACTGTTGTCAATTTCGAATATATCGTCTACCCCAGATGATACTCAAGCATCATTAGGATACCCAATAGAGTACGCTTTGAAAATTGCTGCATTGAATTCAATAGTATTTGTTTTGAAATCATTGAGTACTTGGGCTCACAGGGCTTTAAAACCTATGTCATccttattaaataaaaatagcACACGCGATGACCATTCATCGTCAGTCGCATCCTCGATCCACGAGAGAAGAACCTCTGCATTACCATCCAGTAATAGCATTTCAAGTTCTCtaaatgataatttacAAGATATAGATGATCCTACACAATTCGAAAATTTGAAGCAACGTAAGATTCAATTATCCGATTGTATAAGGATATTTAATTCTAAACCAAAGAGAGCTATTCCCGCATTACTTGATAAAGGatttattgataataattccCCAAGCTGTATTGCAAAATGGTTACTTAATACAGAAGGTTTAGATTTAGCAAAAGTTGGTGAATTTTTGGGTGAAGGGGATGACGAGAATATAGCAATTATGCATGCATTTGTTGATGAATTCGAGTTTACAGGCTTATCAATTGTAGATGCGTTGCGTGAGTTTTTGCAAAAATTTAGACTTCCTGGTGAAGgtcaaaaaattgatagaTTTATGTTAAAATTTGCTGAAAGATATGTTGATCAAAATCCAGAAGTCTTTTCGAAAGCCGATACTGCATACGTTTTATCATATTCTTTGATTATGTTAAATACTGATTTACATTCTGCCCAAGTTAAGAATAGAATGACCCTAAAGGAGTTTTTAGAAAACAATGAAGGTATTGACAATGGTAATGACTTGCCTGAAGAGTTTATGGTCGGTTTATTTAATGAGATTGctaataatgaaatcaaaTTACTTTCTGAACAACATCAAGCTTTATTGAGTGATGATTCGACTCTTATTCCACAGCAACCTTCTGCCTTTAACTTTTTCAGCTCAAGGGATTTGGTTAGAGAAGCATATATAGAAGTGTCAAAAGAGATTTCATCAAAAACCGAATTAGCTTTCAAAAAtctaaataaatcaaaaagtGGCGACGATGTCTTTGACGTTTATTATGCAGCATCTCACGTCGAACATGTGAAATCTATTTTTGAGAATTTATGGATGTCATTCTTGGCTTCATTAACTCCTCCATTTAGAGACTATGATGATCTAGAAACAACAAACAAATGTTTAGAAGGGTTGAAATTATCAATCAAGATTTCTTCTATATTTGGCATCGAGTTTGCTAAGAAGTCTTTTATTGGTGCCCTAGTTCAATTCTGTAACTTACAAAATCTAAGAGAGATAAAGTTAAAGAATGTCAATGctattatcattttattagaagaagcTTTAGCTGAAGGTACATTTTTAAAGGAATCTTGGAAGGATGTTTTGTTTGTTGTTTCCCAAGTTGAAAGATTACAATTGATATCGAAAGGTATCGACAGAGATACCCTGCCAGATGTTGCTCAAGCACGTTATACCAACCATAGATCGTCTATGGAATCTACTAGATCAGTCACAACCACATCTATTTTTGACATGTGGTCCAAGAAAGCTTCTCCAGCCGAGATTGCTCAAGAGAAACATCATAAGCAAAAATTATCCAATGAAATTTCCAAGTACATTTCTTCTAGTGAATTGGTTGTTTTAATGGACAATATTTTCACCAAAAGTGCTGATTTACCTGGTGATGCTATTATAGATTTCATCAAGGCTTTAACTGATGTTTCTCTCGAAGAGATAGAGTCCTCCCAGGATGCATCAACTCCAAGAATGTTTTCCCTTCAAAAGATGGTAGACGTCtgttattataatatggATCGTATTAAAGTTGAATGGACTCCTATCTGGGCCGTTATGGGCAGAgcttttaataaaattgcaACAAATGCCAATTTAGCTGTTGTATTTTTTGCTATTGATTCTTTACGTCAATTATCAATGagatttttgaatatagaTGAATTGTCTGgttttgaatttcaaaGTGACTTTTTGAAAccttttgaatatatcaTTCAAAACTCAGGCAATATTGAGGTCCAAGAAATGATCATCGAATGTTTCCGTAACTTTATCTTAACGAAAtctgaaaaaataaagtcCGGGTGGAAACCTATTTTAGAATCGTTACAATATACCTCACAGTCACCACACGAAATTATCGTTAAGAAGACCTATCTACTTGTTAGTAACGATATTGTTGCTAATAATTTCGAAAGCATATTTTCACAAGATGAATCATTTAGTGAATTAAATAACGTCTTTAgagaaatttcaaaacataAGAGATTCCAAAAACTATCATTACACGCTCTAGAAGCATTAAAGGAAACTACTAAAAAAGTCGCAACTATTTGCTTTGCAGCACCTGATGACCCCAACTATGAACATTATCAACAAATATTACGTGGAAAAGATACTTTCCAAGATATCTGGTTCCCAATgctattttgttttaacGATACAATTATGACAGCAGAAGACTTAGAGGTCAGATCAAGAGCTTTGAACTACTTGTTTGATTGTTTAGTAACTTATggtaaaaattttgatgatgTATTTTGGGAAAAAATTTGTACTAAATTATTGTTCCCAATATTCGGTGTTCTATCCAAACACTGGGAAGTAAATCAATTTAATAGCCATGATGATTTAAGTGTTTGGTTGTCAACAACTTTAATTCAAGCATTGAGAAATCTGGTTGCTTTATTtaatcattattttgaagCCTTGAATAAAATGTTAGATGGTTTCTTAGGGCTACTAGTCTCATGCATCTGTCAAGAAAATGACACAATTGCTAGAATAGGTAGATCTTGTTTACAAGAATTAATCTTACAGAATGTATCTAAATTCCAAGACTCACATTGGACTGAAATTGGAGATGTTTTTGACAAACTATTTGGACTAACAACTGCTAATGAATTGTTTGAATATGATCCATTGAAGCGCGGTAGAAAACCATCATCCGCGAACATCAAAACAGAGGGTAATATTACTGATACAATTCAAAGAGCTAATGAAGAGGAGGCGAGTGAAGATGTTGGTAATGATATGCTAGAGAATGAGGATGACTCCAAAAATGAAACCCAACTCACTAAAACAACCGATGACCAGTCCTCTCAGTATTCACAAAAGCCATTATCTACAGCAAGATCTGCAGAAGACGTTCGTGGTAGATTATTTGTTAAGAACTCTATTGTGGTTAAATGTGTTTTACAATTATTGATGATTGAATTAATAAgtgatttatttgataatgaagACCTAATTAATCACATACCTTTAAAGCAATCAATGAAATTAGCAACGATCTTAGAAAAATCATACGAATTTGCTCGTGATTTTAATGCCGATTATGAATTGAGAACAAGATTAGTAGAAGCTCGTGTAGTTGATAAAATTCCAAATCTATTAAAGCAAGAAACTAGTGCTGCTGCCGTATTAATTAACATCTTTTTTATGCTGTACTTAAACGATGATGAGAAGAAACCTGAATTAATTAGCCGTTTAATTTCCATTAGTACTGACGTCTTAAAGAATTATGTCGAATTAGACGATAGAACAATGGAACGTAGTATAAAATCATGGCGACCAGTAATAGTGGAAATATTACAAGGTTATTACGAATTCGACGATGAGGACTTTCATAAATACTGCTCTTCAATTTATACTTTGGTTATCCAAATATTAGATAAAACAGTTCCATCCGATTTGAGATCTGCtgtgaaattatttttgataagaGTTGGCGAGCTATACTTGAACCAAGAGGTTAATCAGAATTAA
- the TPHA0C00550 gene encoding uncharacterized protein (similar to Saccharomyces cerevisiae STM1 (YLR150W); ancestral locus Anc_8.364), which produces MSDDRFDKLGNSIENESIDKTQSDKLPIEIVKTNNRTSKKSKEEQLPPTRIPKKTASGNEAFYRDKNIGRYTNVEEHVPKQAIKSNNVRYKTELKKVDKHSRTGKVDTMKKINNGWGNDLNEWEFEQYAEEDVKKDKQNDLGMGFDGGPEVSSFPLPMTTLSFQEYLEEQNDFNRINKVPSINNKNINSLDDELIIDNEPEILSYPTHAKSYTSHHHIFRDDKKFLNYQASEMTTPRTDVVNEGWDTTLNSSNTPTKNFAIKKKGINLEKLPSL; this is translated from the coding sequence ATGAGTGACGATAGATTCGACAAGCTAGGAAACTCCATTGAAAATGAGTCCATAGATAAAACTCAATCAGACAAGCTTCCTATTGAAATTGTCAAGACAAATAACAGAACCAGTAAAAAGTCCAAAGAGGAACAATTACCTCCTACTCGCATCCCAAAGAAAACAGCCAGTGGGAATGAGGCTTTCTACAGAGACAAAAATATTGGGAGATACACTAATGTTGAAGAGCATGTGCCAAAACAGGCTATCAAATCTAACAATGTGAGGTACAAGACAGAACTGAAGAAGGTTGATAAACATTCGAGGACAGGGAAGGTCGATACcatgaaaaaaattaacaatgGATGGGGAAATGATCTTAACGAATGGGAATTTGAACAATATGCAGAAGAGGATGTGAAAAAGGATAAACAAAATGATTTAGGAATGGGCTTCGACGGGGGTCCTGAAGTGTCCAGTTTTCCATTACCAATGACAACTCTCTCATTCCAGGAATATTTAGAGGAacaaaatgattttaacaGAATCAACAAAGTTCCAAGcataaataacaaaaatataaattcacTAGATGACGAGCTCATAATTGATAATGAGCCGGAGATATTGAGTTATCCAACACATGCAAAATCGTATACTTCTCACCATCATATCTTCAGGGATGAcaagaaatttttgaattaccAAGCATCAGAAATGACAACACCAAGGACAGATGTTGTAAACGAAGGTTGGGATACAACATTAAACTCATCAAATACTCCAACTAAAAACTTTGCCATCAAGAAGAAGGGCataaatttggaaaaattaCCTTCCCTTTAA
- the PCD1 gene encoding 8-oxo-dGTP diphosphatase (similar to Saccharomyces cerevisiae PCD1 (YLR151C); ancestral locus Anc_8.365) codes for MFKPLTLLSRIIKYKYRSPYPIQSISPPHRRSVVLIILFIGQRGELRVLLTKRSRGLRSFSGHVSFPGGKADDTDQSFIDTGRREVEEEIGIPQDDELLNKEYLLSLEQLNVNLPCYLSTTFLSVKPLVFFLYNSNLRDENLLKYSTPIDGSKFKAKLNPGETSSIFSIPLSDLTYFMFYDSYDHLTNKYKPEYTKRTKITKAWGGLRWNVSHYYYPTLNAQDESWLNNVLDMSSDEEKLGNSDDNLTYKDVWGLTAKILYDLSRIAHGYISNNTDDKQNPSLNIKIGDEDLIYALHEFGKQMQSKSRTDWELAMLKGSKTTNYSDVLPKFCLEKLEAPSDYESGDQH; via the coding sequence ATGTTTAAACCATTAACGCTTTTGTCaagaattatcaaatacAAGTACCGAAGCCCATACCCTATACAATCAATTTCCCCTCCACATAGACGATCGGTAGTtttgattatattattcattgGCCAAAGAGGTGAATTGAGAGTATTATTAACTAAGAGATCTAGAGGTTTAAGGAGTTTTTCTGGACATGTGTCCTTTCCTGGTGGGAAAGCTGATGACACCGACCAAAGTTTTATAGATACAGGGAGACGTGAggtagaagaagaaataggAATACCGCAAGATGACGAGCTCCTcaataaagaatatttattgagTTTAGAACAATTAAATGTAAACTTGCCATGTTATTTATCAACTACCTTTTTAAGTGTAAAACCACtggtattttttttatacAATAGCAATTTAAGagatgaaaatttattgaaatattcaaCCCCTATAGATGGTTCAAAATTCAAGGCTAAATTAAATCCTGGGGAAACTTCATCCATTTTTTCTATTCCGTTATCTGATTTGACATATTTTATGTTCTATGACTCCTATGATCATTTGACTAATAAGTATAAACCTGAATATACTAAACGAACgaaaattacaaaagcTTGGGGTGGCCTTAGATGGAACGTCTCCCACTATTATTATCCTACATTAAATGCACAGGATGAAAGTTGGCTGAATAATGTCTTAGATATGAGTTCTGATGAGGAAAAATTGGGTAATTCAGATGATAATTTGACTTACAAAGATGTCTGGGGGCTAACTGCAAAAATTTTATACGATCTGTCTAGAATAGCTCATGGTTACATTTCAAATAACACAGATGATAAACAGAATCcctctttaaatattaaaattggaGATGAAGATTTAATTTATGCATTACACGAGTTTGGTAAACAAATGCAATCAAAAAGTAGGACTGATTGGGAACTTGCTATGTTGAAAGGCTCAAAAACAACTAATTATTCGGATGTTTTACCTAAATTTTGTTTAGAAAAACTAGAAGCACCGTCAGACTATGAAAGTGGTGATCAGCACTAA